A single genomic interval of Dyella sp. GSA-30 harbors:
- a CDS encoding VWA domain-containing protein: MMEALRQFHFLQPLWLLGLLALPLFVPFALRDPARQALSRLADPQLLPHLLSGQASRRTLPIGLGAAAWSLCMLAMAGPTWNRTAEPLFANRAAQVVAISLSQHMLVRDVTPSRLERARYKAQDLLNANRQGLNGLVAYAGEAFTVAPLTTDEHSLTDLLAALSPDTMPVDGNNAAQAIDRAVEMIQQAKVRGGSLVLMTDQADASALAAARRAHNAGVDVSVLGVGTPQGGPMEQAEGGFVRDAQGNMDMAKRDDAQLGALAAAGGGRYIVMSDGEADVRALSDELKVDRAPILADGLSGDTWQDRGPWLLLLLLPIAALLFRRGWLMVLPLLCVPLLPGKAQAHGWDDLWRRPDQQAAQALQQGQAKQARQVAKDPAWRGAAAYRDGDYAAAADAWKDASGADGQYNLGNALARNGKYQDAIEAYDRALKLDASHADAKANRDAVEAWLRKQPPQNQQQPDKDKSSKSAAGDNKNQEQPSSSKGDDKSSESKQKQQQGESQQDQGQDAEHGGTSGKDQPKDKPEQNTAGQGETKPETAKEKAEQQAREEQARQALKQQMDKSLQDKGEHQPDAPKSHDLGAVADDDPQAKMPADLRRAMQRVPDDPGALLRRKFELEYRERHGASTEDEQQ; the protein is encoded by the coding sequence ATGATGGAAGCGCTGCGACAGTTTCATTTTCTTCAGCCGCTGTGGCTGCTGGGCCTGCTTGCGTTGCCGTTGTTCGTGCCGTTTGCCCTGCGCGACCCTGCACGGCAGGCACTCTCGCGACTGGCCGATCCCCAATTGCTGCCGCATCTCCTGAGTGGACAGGCAAGCCGTCGCACGTTGCCGATCGGCCTTGGCGCCGCGGCGTGGAGTCTATGCATGCTGGCGATGGCCGGCCCGACCTGGAACCGCACGGCCGAGCCCCTGTTTGCCAATCGTGCCGCACAGGTCGTGGCGATTTCCCTGTCGCAGCACATGCTGGTGCGCGACGTCACGCCGAGCCGGCTCGAACGCGCGCGTTACAAGGCGCAGGATCTGCTGAACGCAAACCGGCAGGGCCTGAACGGACTGGTCGCATACGCCGGCGAAGCCTTCACCGTTGCGCCGCTGACTACCGATGAGCACAGCTTGACCGACCTGCTCGCCGCACTGTCCCCCGACACGATGCCCGTCGACGGCAATAACGCCGCTCAGGCGATCGATCGAGCGGTGGAGATGATCCAGCAGGCGAAGGTCAGAGGTGGCTCGCTCGTGCTGATGACCGACCAGGCCGATGCATCGGCACTGGCTGCCGCCCGCCGTGCGCACAATGCAGGCGTCGATGTATCGGTGCTGGGCGTCGGCACGCCGCAAGGCGGCCCCATGGAACAGGCCGAAGGCGGCTTCGTGCGCGATGCGCAGGGCAACATGGATATGGCCAAGCGCGACGACGCGCAGCTCGGCGCGCTGGCCGCGGCCGGCGGTGGACGCTATATCGTCATGAGCGACGGCGAGGCGGATGTCCGTGCATTGAGCGACGAGCTCAAGGTGGATCGTGCGCCGATCCTTGCCGATGGTCTTTCCGGCGATACGTGGCAGGACCGGGGTCCGTGGCTGCTCTTGCTGCTGCTGCCGATCGCCGCCTTGTTGTTCCGCCGGGGCTGGCTGATGGTGCTGCCTTTGCTTTGCGTGCCGCTGCTGCCGGGCAAGGCACAAGCGCACGGCTGGGACGATCTTTGGCGCCGTCCGGATCAGCAGGCTGCGCAGGCCTTGCAGCAGGGCCAGGCGAAGCAGGCACGGCAGGTCGCAAAGGATCCTGCGTGGCGCGGTGCGGCCGCCTATCGAGATGGCGACTACGCTGCAGCGGCCGATGCCTGGAAAGACGCGTCCGGTGCCGACGGCCAGTACAACCTGGGCAATGCGCTCGCGCGCAACGGAAAATATCAGGACGCGATCGAAGCCTACGATCGCGCTCTCAAGCTCGATGCCTCGCATGCGGACGCCAAGGCCAACCGTGATGCGGTCGAGGCATGGTTGCGCAAACAGCCACCGCAGAATCAGCAGCAACCGGACAAGGACAAGTCGAGCAAGTCCGCGGCGGGCGACAACAAGAACCAGGAACAGCCATCGTCATCGAAGGGCGACGACAAGTCCTCCGAGTCGAAGCAGAAACAGCAGCAGGGTGAGTCGCAACAAGATCAGGGACAGGATGCCGAACACGGCGGTACCTCGGGTAAGGACCAGCCCAAGGACAAGCCCGAGCAGAACACGGCCGGCCAAGGCGAAACCAAGCCGGAGACGGCAAAGGAAAAAGCCGAGCAACAGGCGCGCGAAGAACAGGCGCGCCAGGCCTTGAAGCAACAGATGGACAAGAGCCTGCAAGACAAGGGCGAGCATCAGCCCGATGCACCGAAGAGCCACGATTTGGGTGCGGTTGCCGACGACGATCCGCAAGCGAAAATGCCGGCCGACCTGCGCCGTGCGATGCAACGCGTACCGGATGATCCCGGTGCGCTGCTGCGGCGCAAGTTCGAACTGGAGTATCGGGAGCGCCACGGCGCCTCCACGGAGGATGAGCAACAGTGA
- a CDS encoding VWA domain-containing protein: protein MSEFAWPWVALVLPLPWLLRLALRAAGIGQAMRLPYPGLQLASTSMQLPQRGRMVLFALAWICLVAAAMRPQWIGPPQAQQHSGRAMMLAVDLSGSMRTDDMRLAGRPVSRFGAVEAIAGDFISRRSGDELGLVLFGSNAFLVTPLTYDLDAVRAQLEGARVGLAGTETAIGDAIAVATKRLAALPEQARVLVLLTDGVNNAGSIAPVEAARAAKAVGVRVYTIGIGATQMSVPDFFGSRVINPSADLDEDMLRSIADGTGGRYFRATDTRALTDAYRTIDALEPMPQQGPSLRPRHERFRWPLLAALLLGILAVLPRLLSPPRVSA, encoded by the coding sequence ATGTCTGAGTTTGCCTGGCCATGGGTTGCGTTGGTGCTGCCGTTGCCGTGGCTGTTGCGGCTTGCACTGCGTGCGGCTGGCATTGGTCAGGCGATGCGCCTGCCTTATCCGGGTCTCCAACTTGCCAGCACGTCCATGCAATTGCCGCAACGTGGCCGGATGGTGTTGTTTGCACTGGCCTGGATCTGTCTGGTGGCTGCCGCGATGCGACCGCAATGGATCGGTCCGCCGCAAGCGCAGCAGCACAGTGGGCGCGCCATGATGCTGGCTGTGGATCTTTCCGGCAGCATGCGTACCGATGACATGAGGCTCGCTGGTCGGCCAGTCAGTCGTTTCGGCGCGGTCGAGGCGATCGCCGGCGATTTCATTTCCCGCCGCAGTGGTGATGAGCTGGGCCTTGTGCTGTTCGGTAGCAACGCATTCCTGGTGACGCCTCTGACCTACGACCTCGATGCCGTGCGCGCACAACTCGAAGGCGCGCGTGTCGGCCTTGCCGGTACCGAAACGGCCATTGGCGATGCCATCGCCGTAGCGACGAAACGTCTCGCGGCGTTGCCGGAGCAGGCTCGCGTCCTGGTTCTGCTGACCGACGGCGTAAACAACGCCGGCAGCATCGCGCCGGTCGAAGCCGCGCGCGCGGCCAAGGCCGTCGGTGTCCGTGTCTACACCATCGGCATCGGTGCGACGCAGATGAGCGTGCCGGATTTCTTCGGATCGCGCGTGATCAATCCATCGGCCGATCTGGACGAGGACATGTTGCGCTCCATTGCCGATGGAACCGGGGGACGCTATTTCCGTGCGACCGACACACGCGCGTTGACCGATGCCTACCGCACGATCGATGCGTTGGAACCCATGCCGCAGCAGGGGCCGAGTCTGCGACCGCGCCACGAACGGTTTCGCTGGCCGTTGCTTGCCGCACTGCTGCTGGGCATCCTCGCCGTGCTGCCTCGGCTGTTGTCGCCACCGAGGGTGTCGGCATGA
- a CDS encoding DUF4381 domain-containing protein codes for MMTLQQAPEGPQLRDIHLPPSPSWWPLAPGWWGLVVLVALILLLGIWWWRRSSRRHKSHRQILTQIDVVAIRHAGNAAAFAAGMHRLLRQTVRLYDAHSVHARDAAWRAALAQVAVDDTTLDRLMSLDAAMYRPGVTLDEAAVTAAMHRWLARALRKRDVDRARRELRHV; via the coding sequence ATGATGACGTTGCAGCAGGCGCCGGAAGGTCCGCAGCTTCGCGATATCCATCTGCCGCCGTCGCCGTCCTGGTGGCCGCTTGCGCCTGGCTGGTGGGGGCTGGTTGTGCTGGTCGCGCTGATCCTTTTGCTGGGCATCTGGTGGTGGCGTCGAAGTAGCCGCCGACACAAGAGTCACCGGCAGATCCTGACCCAGATCGATGTCGTTGCAATCCGCCACGCGGGTAACGCGGCTGCCTTTGCCGCCGGCATGCACCGCCTGCTGCGCCAGACCGTGCGCCTGTACGACGCTCATAGCGTGCATGCACGCGATGCTGCCTGGCGTGCCGCGCTGGCGCAGGTGGCGGTCGACGACACGACGCTGGATCGGCTGATGAGCCTGGATGCCGCGATGTATCGCCCTGGCGTGACACTGGACGAGGCTGCCGTCACCGCCGCCATGCATCGATGGCTGGCGCGCGCGTTGCGCAAGCGCGATGTCGACCGCGCGCGAAGGGAGCTGCGGCATGTCTGA
- a CDS encoding DUF58 domain-containing protein has translation MSAVVSQRIDGDGRVSVSLAELIAMRARVAKLAVPRQETRTSRSGQQSSRLHGRGMDYAESRIYQPGDDVRRLDWRLTARSGKLHTKLFQEEREGRLLILIDNNACMHFGTRVRFKSVQAARAAALAAWYAIRGGDRVGAISFGRGEQMLRPQGGPRGALAVCGALAEWDRRGATGTGEESLTDALVRARRLSHGASRVLIISDGWHGDVELRGRLLDLARYAEVGMLVVADPLESTLAPTGRYPLEYDGKRIEVVLEAERQQREFQNKLGLGQARLSQLARTLGLRCRTVDTTADPFDAVVALLGPGKRAA, from the coding sequence GTGAGTGCCGTGGTGTCGCAACGCATCGATGGCGATGGACGCGTCAGCGTGTCGTTGGCCGAACTGATCGCGATGCGCGCGCGCGTCGCCAAGCTCGCCGTGCCGAGGCAGGAAACGCGCACGTCGCGATCGGGTCAGCAATCGAGCCGTCTGCATGGACGCGGCATGGACTACGCCGAGTCGCGTATCTATCAACCCGGCGACGACGTGCGCCGGCTCGACTGGCGACTGACTGCGCGCAGCGGCAAGCTGCATACCAAGCTTTTTCAGGAAGAGCGCGAGGGGCGGTTGTTGATCCTGATCGACAACAATGCCTGCATGCATTTCGGCACGCGCGTGCGCTTTAAGTCGGTACAGGCGGCGCGCGCCGCCGCCTTGGCTGCGTGGTATGCAATACGCGGTGGCGACCGCGTGGGAGCGATAAGCTTCGGTCGGGGCGAGCAGATGCTGAGGCCGCAGGGCGGCCCGCGTGGCGCTTTGGCGGTCTGTGGTGCCTTGGCCGAGTGGGATCGGCGTGGCGCCACAGGGACGGGCGAAGAATCGTTGACCGATGCGTTAGTGCGCGCACGTCGATTGAGTCATGGCGCAAGCCGTGTGTTGATTATCAGCGACGGCTGGCACGGTGATGTGGAGCTACGAGGACGCCTGCTCGATCTGGCTCGCTACGCCGAAGTCGGCATGCTGGTCGTTGCCGATCCGCTCGAGTCGACGCTGGCGCCCACCGGGCGCTATCCGCTGGAGTACGACGGCAAGCGCATCGAAGTGGTGCTCGAAGCCGAACGGCAGCAACGCGAATTTCAGAACAAACTTGGCCTGGGGCAGGCGCGTCTGAGCCAGCTGGCTCGTACGCTCGGTCTGCGTTGTCGCACGGTGGATACGACGGCCGATCCCTTCGATGCTGTCGTTGCCTTGCTGGGCCCGGGCAAGAGGGCTGCATGA
- a CDS encoding MoxR family ATPase: MDMPQVRPVSQLQQAFAQLRDELQQSIIGQPHLIECLLVALLADGHLLVEGAPGLAKTTAVKALAGFIDADFHRVQFTPDLLPADLTGTDIFRPQAGSFEFERGPLFHNIVLADEINRAPAKVQSALLEAMAERQITVGRSTWRLPELFMVMATQNPIEQEGTFALPEAQLDRFVMHVTIGYPDAAAELAILRLAREQAQRSLHPQSARVATLSQSDVFAARDAVLAVHMAPALEEYITQLVLASRDAGRYGPELKRWIAWGGSPRATIALDRCARARAWLAGRDYVLPEDVHAIAHEVLRHRILLSYEAEAEGIRSDRVIARLLDLVPLP; encoded by the coding sequence ATGGATATGCCGCAAGTTCGCCCGGTTTCCCAATTGCAACAAGCGTTTGCCCAGCTTCGCGACGAGTTGCAGCAGAGCATCATCGGGCAGCCGCATCTGATCGAATGCCTGCTGGTGGCCCTGCTGGCGGACGGGCATTTACTGGTCGAAGGCGCGCCCGGGCTGGCAAAAACCACGGCGGTGAAGGCGCTGGCCGGCTTTATTGATGCGGATTTTCACCGCGTGCAATTCACGCCGGATCTGCTGCCGGCCGATCTCACTGGCACGGACATTTTTCGTCCGCAGGCGGGCAGCTTCGAGTTCGAGCGGGGCCCGCTCTTTCACAACATCGTGCTGGCCGATGAAATCAATCGTGCGCCGGCCAAGGTGCAGTCCGCCTTGCTGGAAGCGATGGCCGAGCGGCAGATCACGGTCGGTCGCAGCACCTGGCGGTTGCCCGAATTGTTCATGGTCATGGCGACCCAGAATCCGATCGAGCAGGAGGGCACGTTCGCCTTGCCCGAGGCGCAGCTCGATCGCTTCGTCATGCACGTGACGATTGGCTATCCCGACGCTGCAGCAGAACTTGCCATTCTTCGGCTTGCGCGTGAACAGGCTCAGCGCAGCCTGCATCCGCAATCCGCGCGCGTGGCTACGCTCAGTCAGTCGGACGTCTTTGCTGCACGCGATGCCGTATTGGCTGTGCATATGGCGCCGGCGCTCGAGGAATACATCACGCAACTGGTGCTGGCGTCGCGCGATGCCGGCCGCTATGGCCCCGAATTGAAGCGATGGATCGCGTGGGGCGGTAGCCCGCGCGCCACCATTGCGCTGGACCGGTGCGCCCGTGCCCGTGCCTGGCTGGCCGGGCGCGACTATGTATTGCCCGAAGACGTGCATGCGATCGCGCACGAAGTACTGCGACATCGCATCTTGCTGAGCTACGAGGCCGAAGCCGAAGGTATACGCAGCGATCGGGTGATCGCGCGCCTCCTGGATCTCGTGCCACTACCGTGA
- a CDS encoding type IV pilus secretin PilQ, producing the protein MRQASRCLSVGLLILGAAWANAAAAASTTLKDISYDTLPGGRVELHLNFSQGPVPEPKIFTTGNPPRIAIDFADTDNAAPRHLDIGKGTTNGVSAIAAGGRTRVIVELQRESSYRTHVDGNSLSLIISNGTDSQTTTTASTIDPSKALPSASAGAAVSNIDFRRGPNGEGRVLINFNGNGANADMKKEGDKVVVNLSHVNLPANLAQRLDVLDFATPVQSITSKGGSAGGARLEIAVKGDIDTSAYQTADQYVVEIAPKKKDPKADAKLARGQEPAYNGSRVTFNFQDIPTRSVLQLLADISQLNLVASDTVGGSVTLRLVNVPWDQALDVVLRAKGLDKRRNGNVIWIAPQAELAKYEQDVADARLKAEDNAELVTDYVPISYGKAKDIAKLLTQNSMQGQNGAGAGGSNNSSRGFLSSRGSVSFDERTNTLLINDTPQKIHELRDVIAVLDKPVQQVLIESRIVVATDNFTRELGAKFGASAIRTNPSGQQIGVGGTLTPPTTSGGQTTLSPLNVNLPSSTQGGTFGFALLGKNYALDLELSAAQLEGRGEVVSSPRVITANQQEAVIRQGTEIGYVTYQNSSSGAAGSGTATVQFKDAVLELKVTPTITADNRVYLTINVKKDALNQFITVPGSGQVPQIDTREINTSVLVDNGQTVVLGGIYEITKQNTVTKVPGLGDIPGIGVLFRNTKRQNDKAELLIFVTPRILSDSLQ; encoded by the coding sequence ATGCGCCAAGCGAGCCGTTGCCTGAGTGTTGGTCTGCTGATTCTCGGTGCCGCCTGGGCGAACGCCGCGGCCGCAGCGAGCACCACGCTCAAAGACATCAGCTACGACACCCTGCCCGGCGGGCGTGTCGAGCTGCATCTGAACTTCTCGCAAGGGCCAGTGCCTGAGCCGAAGATCTTCACGACCGGCAACCCGCCGCGTATCGCGATCGATTTTGCCGATACCGACAACGCCGCGCCGCGTCATCTCGATATCGGCAAGGGCACGACCAACGGCGTGTCGGCGATCGCTGCCGGTGGCCGCACACGCGTTATCGTCGAGCTGCAGCGCGAGTCGTCCTATCGCACGCACGTCGACGGCAACAGCCTGTCGCTGATCATCAGCAACGGTACCGATTCGCAGACGACCACCACGGCGTCCACCATCGACCCGTCGAAGGCCCTGCCGTCCGCATCGGCGGGCGCGGCGGTCTCCAATATCGATTTCCGTCGCGGACCGAACGGCGAAGGCCGTGTGCTGATCAACTTCAACGGCAATGGCGCGAACGCGGACATGAAGAAGGAGGGCGACAAGGTTGTCGTCAACCTGAGTCATGTGAATCTGCCGGCCAACCTGGCGCAGCGCCTGGACGTGCTTGATTTCGCTACCCCGGTGCAGTCGATCACCAGCAAGGGCGGCAGCGCTGGCGGCGCGCGCCTGGAAATCGCGGTGAAGGGCGATATCGACACGTCGGCCTACCAGACCGCCGACCAGTACGTGGTCGAAATCGCACCGAAGAAGAAGGATCCCAAGGCCGACGCCAAGCTGGCACGTGGCCAGGAGCCGGCCTACAACGGCAGCCGTGTGACCTTCAATTTCCAGGACATCCCGACCCGTTCGGTGCTGCAGCTGCTGGCCGATATTTCGCAGCTGAACCTGGTCGCTTCCGATACGGTCGGCGGCAGTGTCACGCTGCGCCTGGTCAACGTGCCGTGGGACCAGGCACTGGACGTCGTGCTGCGTGCCAAGGGCCTGGACAAGCGCCGTAACGGCAACGTCATCTGGATCGCGCCGCAGGCCGAGCTTGCCAAGTACGAGCAGGATGTCGCCGATGCCCGACTGAAGGCCGAAGACAATGCCGAGCTGGTCACCGACTACGTGCCGATCAGCTATGGCAAGGCAAAGGACATCGCCAAGCTGCTGACCCAGAACAGCATGCAGGGTCAGAACGGTGCCGGCGCCGGTGGCTCGAACAACAGCAGCCGCGGGTTCCTCTCCTCGCGCGGCAGTGTGTCGTTCGATGAGCGTACCAATACCTTGCTGATCAACGACACGCCGCAGAAGATTCACGAGCTGCGCGATGTCATCGCCGTGCTGGACAAGCCGGTGCAGCAGGTGCTGATCGAATCGCGCATCGTGGTGGCGACCGACAACTTCACTCGCGAGCTGGGTGCGAAGTTCGGCGCCTCGGCAATCCGTACCAATCCCAGCGGCCAGCAGATCGGCGTGGGCGGCACGCTGACCCCGCCGACGACCAGTGGTGGCCAGACAACGCTGAGCCCGCTCAACGTCAACCTGCCCTCAAGCACCCAGGGCGGTACGTTCGGCTTCGCGCTGCTCGGCAAGAATTACGCACTGGATTTGGAACTCTCGGCAGCGCAGCTCGAAGGCCGGGGCGAGGTGGTTTCCAGTCCGCGTGTGATTACCGCCAACCAGCAGGAAGCAGTCATCCGCCAGGGTACGGAAATCGGTTATGTCACCTATCAGAACAGCTCGTCCGGTGCTGCCGGCAGCGGTACGGCGACGGTGCAGTTCAAGGATGCGGTGCTGGAGCTGAAGGTCACGCCGACCATCACCGCCGACAACCGCGTCTACCTTACGATCAATGTGAAGAAGGACGCGCTGAACCAGTTCATCACCGTGCCCGGCAGTGGTCAGGTACCGCAGATCGATACGCGCGAAATCAACACGTCGGTGCTGGTCGACAACGGTCAGACGGTAGTGCTCGGAGGTATCTATGAAATCACCAAGCAGAACACCGTCACCAAGGTGCCGGGGCTGGGCGATATTCCGGGTATCGGCGTGCTGTTCCGCAATACCAAGCGCCAGAACGACAAGGCTGAGCTGCTGATCTTCGTGACGCCGCGCATCCTGAGCGATAGCCTGCAATAA
- a CDS encoding pilus assembly protein PilP: MMIFSAIKRVPVMRMSLLLGVALTLSACSSDSDLREWVAQEKAKKGAPIPPLPVIKTFETFTYSDQSNRDPFSPSAAELQPANSGPRPDENRAKEPLEMFALDSLKMVGTVGGGASMEVLVKDPTGVIHRVHRNEHMGQSYGRVTAISEDHIDLVELVSNGNGGWMERPASIALGEK, encoded by the coding sequence ATGATGATCTTCTCTGCCATCAAACGGGTGCCGGTCATGCGCATGAGTTTGCTGCTGGGTGTGGCTTTGACCTTGAGCGCCTGCAGTAGCGATTCGGATCTGCGTGAATGGGTTGCCCAGGAAAAGGCCAAGAAAGGTGCGCCGATTCCGCCGCTGCCGGTCATCAAGACCTTCGAGACGTTCACCTATAGCGACCAGAGCAATCGCGATCCTTTCAGCCCGAGCGCGGCCGAACTGCAGCCCGCCAACAGCGGTCCGCGTCCGGATGAAAACCGTGCCAAGGAACCGTTGGAAATGTTCGCGCTCGACAGTTTGAAGATGGTTGGCACGGTGGGGGGCGGCGCTTCGATGGAAGTGCTGGTGAAAGATCCCACCGGCGTGATCCATCGCGTACACCGCAACGAACACATGGGCCAGAGCTACGGTCGGGTCACCGCAATCAGCGAGGACCACATCGATCTGGTGGAACTGGTCTCCAACGGAAATGGTGGCTGGATGGAACGTCCGGCCAGCATCGCGCTTGGCGAGAAATAA
- the pilO gene encoding type 4a pilus biogenesis protein PilO — protein sequence MKFIDDLRSLDRNNIGGWPQSIKIFFTVLVFAVIVLLGWYLYISDQQDQMTQLTGKEQQLRQEFSQKQAKAVNLEALQQQLDEMQDMLRQLLRQLPSKTEMPELLIDISQTALSAGLETELFQPGAETPKDFYAEKPITLRMVGTYHQFGTFISGVASLPRVVILTLHDVSLTPKGAASGSKPSATAVSSNGQLVLQGTVKTYRYLEDDETADAKAKNAPANGKAPTKAAGGQK from the coding sequence ATGAAGTTCATCGATGACCTGCGCAGCCTTGACCGCAACAACATTGGCGGTTGGCCGCAATCGATCAAGATTTTCTTCACCGTGCTGGTTTTTGCGGTGATCGTCCTGCTCGGCTGGTATCTGTACATCAGCGACCAGCAGGACCAGATGACCCAGCTGACGGGCAAGGAACAGCAGCTGCGCCAGGAGTTCTCGCAGAAGCAGGCCAAGGCGGTCAATCTCGAGGCGCTGCAACAGCAGCTCGACGAGATGCAGGACATGCTGCGCCAGCTGTTGCGCCAGCTGCCCAGCAAGACCGAGATGCCGGAACTGCTGATCGATATTTCGCAAACGGCCCTGTCCGCCGGCCTGGAAACCGAGCTGTTCCAGCCCGGTGCCGAGACGCCGAAGGACTTCTACGCGGAAAAGCCGATCACGCTGCGCATGGTGGGTACCTACCACCAGTTCGGCACCTTCATCAGCGGCGTGGCATCGCTGCCGCGCGTGGTGATTCTGACCTTGCACGATGTGTCCTTGACGCCCAAGGGTGCCGCCAGCGGCAGCAAGCCCAGCGCAACGGCCGTATCGAGCAACGGTCAGCTGGTGCTGCAAGGCACGGTCAAGACCTATCGCTATCTTGAAGACGACGAAACCGCAGACGCCAAGGCGAAGAACGCGCCGGCCAATGGCAAGGCGCCGACCAAGGCCGCCGGGGGGCAGAAATGA
- a CDS encoding PilN domain-containing protein, with protein MAHINLLPWRIERRKQREREFFMQLGAAFVIALLCVGVWATVMNMRIDNQTARNTYLQGEIKQLDERIAKIKDLEKVRERLLARKQIIEQLQANRSQMVHLFDELVKTIPASARLGGLKQSGDSMTLEGVAQSNASVAEYMRNIESSPWMGHADLRKTENTHGDSRMPYTFGLDVALSRPKSDDQDPDKTPIMPAAASTSAAPAAKPPVPSAAMAPAAAPAAAPAKPATAAKPAAAQPAGGKA; from the coding sequence ATGGCACATATCAACCTCCTTCCGTGGCGCATCGAGCGCCGCAAGCAGCGAGAGCGCGAGTTCTTCATGCAGCTTGGCGCGGCGTTCGTCATCGCGTTGCTGTGCGTCGGCGTCTGGGCGACGGTGATGAACATGCGCATCGACAACCAGACCGCCCGCAATACGTACCTTCAGGGCGAGATCAAGCAGCTCGATGAGCGCATCGCCAAGATCAAGGATCTGGAAAAGGTTCGCGAGCGCCTGCTGGCACGCAAGCAGATCATCGAACAGCTGCAGGCCAACCGTTCGCAGATGGTGCATCTGTTCGACGAGCTGGTGAAGACGATCCCGGCCAGTGCGCGCCTGGGTGGTCTCAAGCAGAGCGGCGATTCGATGACACTCGAAGGCGTCGCCCAGTCCAATGCCAGCGTCGCCGAATACATGCGCAATATCGAGTCGTCGCCGTGGATGGGACACGCCGATCTGCGCAAGACCGAAAACACCCACGGCGATTCGCGCATGCCGTATACCTTCGGCCTGGACGTGGCCTTGAGCCGCCCCAAGTCGGATGACCAGGATCCGGACAAGACCCCGATCATGCCCGCTGCAGCCAGTACCTCGGCCGCGCCGGCCGCCAAGCCGCCGGTTCCTTCCGCTGCGATGGCCCCGGCAGCCGCGCCTGCTGCTGCGCCCGCCAAACCCGCGACCGCTGCCAAACCGGCTGCCGCCCAACCTGCGGGAGGCAAGGCATGA
- a CDS encoding pilus assembly protein PilM, producing the protein MGLFTPKKPPLIGVDISSTAVKLLQLSQAGNRYRVEHYAVEPLPPNAVVEKNIVEVEAVGEAIRRALARSGSKLKHASAAVAGSAVITRIIPMSSELSDDDLEGQIQVEANQYIPYPIDEVSLDFEVLGPVRDNPEMNNVLLAASRTENVDMRVAALDLGGLSAKVIDVEAFAMENAFAMLADQLNVGRDALVAVVDIGATMTTLSVLRNQRTIYSREQVFGGKQLTDEIMRRYGLSYEEAGRAKRKGGLPDSYESEALEPFKESLIQQISRLLQFFFAGSEYSKVDQVVLAGGCASIDGLGPMLEDQLGVSCIVANPLARMSLSPRVQAQSLAQDAPALMIAVGLALRSFD; encoded by the coding sequence GTGGGGCTCTTTACACCCAAGAAGCCGCCGCTTATTGGCGTCGACATCAGTTCGACCGCCGTTAAGCTGCTGCAGCTAAGTCAGGCCGGTAACCGCTATCGCGTGGAACATTACGCGGTCGAGCCGTTGCCCCCCAATGCCGTGGTCGAAAAGAACATCGTCGAGGTCGAGGCGGTGGGCGAAGCGATCCGCCGCGCGCTGGCGCGTTCCGGCTCCAAGCTCAAGCACGCTTCGGCGGCAGTCGCGGGGTCAGCGGTCATCACCCGCATCATCCCGATGTCGAGCGAGTTGAGCGACGACGATCTGGAAGGCCAGATCCAGGTCGAGGCCAACCAGTACATCCCGTATCCGATCGACGAAGTCAGCCTCGATTTCGAGGTGCTCGGTCCGGTACGCGACAACCCCGAAATGAATAACGTGCTGTTGGCCGCCTCGCGTACCGAGAACGTCGACATGCGCGTGGCCGCGTTGGATCTGGGCGGCCTGTCCGCCAAGGTGATCGACGTCGAAGCTTTCGCGATGGAAAACGCCTTCGCGATGCTGGCCGACCAGCTCAATGTCGGTCGCGATGCGCTGGTGGCCGTGGTCGATATCGGCGCCACCATGACCACGCTGTCGGTGCTGCGCAATCAGCGCACCATCTATTCGCGCGAACAGGTCTTCGGTGGCAAGCAGTTGACCGATGAAATCATGCGCCGCTACGGTCTTTCCTATGAGGAAGCCGGCCGCGCCAAGCGCAAGGGCGGCCTGCCCGACTCGTACGAGAGCGAGGCGCTGGAGCCGTTCAAGGAGTCGCTGATCCAGCAGATCAGCCGCCTGCTGCAGTTCTTCTTTGCCGGCAGCGAATACAGCAAGGTCGATCAGGTCGTGTTGGCCGGCGGCTGCGCTTCGATCGACGGCTTGGGTCCCATGCTCGAAGATCAACTGGGCGTGTCGTGCATCGTCGCCAATCCGCTTGCGCGCATGTCGCTGTCGCCGCGCGTGCAGGCGCAGTCGCTGGCGCAGGATGCTCCGGCCCTGATGATCGCCGTCGGTCTCGCGTTGAGGAGCTTTGACTGA